One genomic segment of Hemibagrus wyckioides isolate EC202008001 linkage group LG08, SWU_Hwy_1.0, whole genome shotgun sequence includes these proteins:
- the tmem265 gene encoding transmembrane protein 121, which translates to MLPSPQVCLSTLVTVSTMAVLDLYLLEQSMLGRGSRAWPAAWACTAVALGDLGFLLALRFVSAGVASEARSPRRAFASALWFLFLSLLELKLFFVCQNYRHERRPADPLARKTLTLLLSVGLPSLFLVLTGAEHVTPAHRKQEVRARLLWVALDLLDVLDLQAGLWEEAQSGAVVPLWVDGVVFFYCYVLLLLLPCVSLTELALPGLRRARREAVYPWLSLFAINVMTLGLRAVGVLWYRDPRISTVFVGKNVLALAVKLRSAWDMHRNGSAGGQGEGGEAGGRNQSLGMDAGQVEQGQGGTISSTRDNTLLRTHGQSHTRLDHADSSLGPAYISQEL; encoded by the coding sequence ATGTTACCTTCACCCCAGGTGTGTTTGTCCACCCTGGTGACAGTGAGCACAATGGCTGTGCTTGACCTCTATCTCCTGGAACAGAGCATGCTGGGGCGTGGGAGTAGGGCTTGGCCGGCTGCATGGGCATGCACAGCTGTGGCGCTGGGTGACCTGGGTTTCCTTCTGGCGCTTCGCTTTGTGTCAGCTGGTGTTGCGTCTGAAGCTCGCTCGCCCCGGCGTGCTTTTGCCAGCGCTCTCTGGTTCCTGTTCCTATCCTTGCTGGAGCTCAAGCTTTTCTTTGTGTGCCAGAACTACAGGCATGAACGGCGGCCAGCTGACCCATTGGCGCGCAAGACCCTCACTCTTCTGCTGTCAGTGGGGCTGCCCTCGCTCTTTCTAGTACTGACAGGAGCTGAGCATGTAACACCAGCACACAGGAAGCAGGAGGTTCGTGCCAGGCTCCTTTGGGTGGCCCTAGACCTTCTAGATGTGTTGGACCTGCAGGCTGGCCTGTGGGAGGAGGCCCAGAGTGGTGCAGTGGTCCCATTATGGGTTGATGGTGTTGTCTTCTTCTACTGCTACGTGCTGCTGCTTCTCTTGCCCTGTGTTTCACTCACTGAGCTGGCACTCCCAGGGCTGAGGCGAGCACGCAGGGAAGCTGTGTACCCGTGGCTCAGTCTGTTTGCCATCAATGTGATGACACTGGGGCTCAGGGCCGTGGGTGTACTCTGGTATAGGGACCCAAGGATATCCACAGTATTTGTGGGGAAGAATGTACTGGCACTGGCTGTCAAGCTTAGATCAGCTTGGGACATGCACAGAAACGGTAGCGCTGGGGGACAAGGAGAAGGAGGTGAGGCTGGAGGGAGAAACCAGAGCTTGGGGATGGATGCAGGGCAAGTGGAGCAAGGGCAGGGTGGCACAATTTCATCCACTCGGGACAACACACTCTTGCGCACTCATGGCCAAAGCCATACAAGGCTGGATCATGCTGATAGCTCCCTGGGACCTGCCTACATTTCACAGGAGCTCTAG